AGTCATCTTATACCGCCGAAACTTTAATGTAAAAATGATGCCATTCAAACATACTATGGGGTATTAATCTTCGTTTCCAAAGGCTATCCCCCAGTATAAGGTAGATTCTATACGCGTTACGCACCCGTGCGCCGGTCGTCAGCAAGTAGCAAGCTACCTCTGTTACCCCTCGACTTGCATGTGTTAAGCCTGCCGCTAGCGTTCATCCTGAGCCAGGATCAAACTCTTCATCGTGTATTGTAAATAAATTTAACTCCTCACGACTCGAAATATCTGGTCAATAATAAACTTCTAGTTTTCAAATTCTTTGTAATAATACCCGAAGGTATTAATACGCGCTGTCAATTCAATAAATCAATGAACTTTCTCTACTACTATTAATAGTAGAAAACTCTTGTAAATGCTAAGGATTCGAACCCTAAATTAGAATAACTAATCTTCCAAAACATCTCAATAAATTACTTCTGAACTTCGCTAGATATGTTACTGTTTCTCTAAGCGGGTGCAAATATACAACTGTTTTTTAAACTCACAACTTAATCTTAAAAATAATTGAAAATTTAATTTTCAACCTCTAAAACCAAGCAACAGTCGCAATGAACATAACTCCCAAATAACCCCCATTTGTTAGCGGCTGCAAAACTACAACCTTTTTCCTAATCACAAACTATCTTTTGAAAATAATTTGAAGATATAAAAACTAACTTTTTGAAGACATTTAAAAGAACAACCGCTTGCTGTTAAGCGGGTGGCAAAGATACACCGAAGTTCTAATCTGACAAGAATAAATATCAAAATATTTAAAATTATCTCAAAATAGCTCCTCTAAAAGCATCCAAAAAATCCTAATTAAATGAAAACAAAGTAGTTATTGTATTTAAAATTTTCGCGAAAGCGCTACAATCTTTCTCCTTATTATATAGTCAAACAGAATGTAATATATATTGTGAACCTTCATTGAAGATACTATCTTTGCACCTTTAAACAATCGAACTATGATCAATATCACTTTGCCAGATGGCAATGTAAAACAGATGGACAACGGAGCTACTCCCATGGACGTCGCAAAGAGCATCAGTGAAGGACTGGCGCGTAATGTAATTTCGGCAAAATTTAACGGGCAAACGGTTGAAACCTCTACCCCACTTACCGAAGATGGTTCGATCACACTTTTTACCTGGAATGATGATGAAGGAAAGACAGCTTTTCGCCACTCTTCTTCTCACGTACTAGCTCAAGCAATTTTACAATTATACCCTGGAGCAAAACTTACTATAGGACCAGCTATCGAAAATGGCTTCTATTATGATGTTGACCTGGGTGACCAAACCATATCTGACAAAGATTTTAAGTCTATAGAAGACAAAATGCTTGAAATCGCTAGAGGTAAGCATGACTTTAGCCTACGCTCTGTAACTAAGCAAGAGGCTTTAGATAAATACAAAGCAGAAGGAAACGAGTTTAAGGTAGAACTTATAGAGAATCTAGAAGATGGAACAATCACATTTTGTGATCATGATGACTTTACAGATTTATGCCGTGGTGGCCACATTCCGAATACAGGAATCATCAAGGCTGTAAAAATAATGAGTGTTGCCGGAGCTTACTGGAGAGGTGATGAGAACAAACCACAACTTACTCGTGTTTATGGAACATCGTTCCCAAAACAAAAAGACCTTAAGGAATACTTAGAATTAATAGAAGAAGCAAAAAAACGCGATCACAGAAAATTAGGTAAAGAGCTTGAACTTTTTACTTTTTCTCAACGCGTGGGTCAAGGTCTGCCATTATGGTTACCTAAAGGAGCTGCACTACGTGAGCGTCTTGAAAACTTTCTCAAAGCAGCACAGAAAAAGCAAGGCTATGAGATGGTGGTGTCTCCACATATAGGACAAAAGGAACTTTATGAAACATCTGGTCACTATGAAAAATACGGTGCAGATAGCTTCCAACCTATACTTACACCTAATGAAGGAGAAGAGTTCTTACTTAAACCTATGAACTGCCCTCATCACTGTGAGATTTATAATAGCCGCCCTTGGAGTTACAAGGAGCTACCTAAACGTTTTGCAGAATTTGGGACTGTATACCGCTATGAGCAATCTGGCGAACTTCACGGACTAACACGTGTACGTGGTTTTACTCAAGATGACGCGCATATATTCTGTACACCAGATCAACTGGATGAAGAGTTTATGAAAGTAATAGACTTAGTGCTTTATGTTTTTGGATCTCTAGGTTTTGAAAACTTTACAGCGCAAGTTTCTCTACGTGATCCAGAAAAGCCAGAAAAATATATAGGAGCAGATGAAAACTGGGTGAAAGCAGAAAACGCTATCCTTAATGCTGCCAAAGCTAAAGGACTCAACTACGTTGTTGAAACTGGTGAAGCAGCTTTTTACGGACCAAAACTTGACTTTATGGTTAAGGATGCTCTTGGTCGTAGCTGGCAACTAGGTACCATACAAGTGGATTACAACTTGCCAGAACGTTTTGAATTACAGTACAAAGGCAGTGATAATGAGATGCATCGCCCTGTGATGATACATCGTGCACCCTTTGGAAGTATGGAACGTTTTATCGCAATTTTACTAGAGCACACGGGAGGAAACTTCCCACTTTGGTTAATGCCACAGCAAGCTACTATTTTGACATTGAGTGAGAAATACGAGAAATATGCTCAGAATGTTTTAACTTTGCTTGAAAATCACGAAATTCGCGCTCTTATAGATAACCGCAGTGAGACTATGGGTAAGAAAATACGGGAAGCAGAGATGCAAAAACTTCCGTTTATGATTATCATAGGAGAGCAAGAAGAGAATGATGGCACAATATCTGTAAGAAGACATGGTGGTGAGGATTTAGGTAGTATGACTATGGACGCTTTCGCGAAAATGGTAAATGCCGAGATAGCATCCACAATAAAAACATTTGAAGTTTAATTTAAAATAGAAACGCCATAGCAATACGTAGAAAAAGATCGAGAGGTCCTGCTAGGATCATTAAGGAAGACCAACACAAAATCAACCAAAAGATTCGTGCCAAAGAAGTACGACTCGTGGGAGAGAACGTGGAAGTAGGGATTTACCCTATCCAAAAAGCACAAGCACTAGCCGCAGAATTAGAGCTAGATCTTGTAGAGATATCACCTAATGCCGCACCGCCAGTTTGTAAAATTATAGACTATAAAAAGTTTGTATATGAGCAAAAGAAGCGTGAGAAGGTAATGAAGGCAAAAGCCTCAAAAGTGATTATCAAAGAAATACGTTTTGGTCCGCAGACAGACGATCACGATTACGAATTTAAAAAGAAGCATGCTGAAAAGTTCCTTAAAGAAGGAGCTAAACTTAAAGCTTATGTATTCTTTAAAGGTCGTTCTATCATCTATAAGGATCAAGGAGAAATACTACTTCTAAGGCTAGCGCAAGAGCTAGAAGAACTAGGAAAAGTAGAACAACTCCCGAGACTAGAAGGAAAGCGTATGACAATGTTCATCGCTCCTAAGAAAAAATAAGCTTGCCCGCAAGCATAAGTTGTTAGTCTATAGCAGCTAGACATAAAACCCTCCTACTCTTTTGAGTCAGGAGGGTTTAGTAAGAAAATAAGTGAGATAATTTAAAAAATAGGAACAGATGCCTAAAATGAAAACAAAATCCAGTGCTAAGAAGCGTTTCAAGCTTACCGGAACTGGTAAAATCAAAAGAAAGCACGCTTTTAAGAGTCACATTTTGACTAAAAAATCTAAAAAGCGTAAGCTTGCGTTAACGCATGATGGCCTTGTGCACGATGCAGATACGAGTAATGTTAAATTGATGCTTAATCTTAAGTAATCCGTTTAACCGGTTAAAACAAATATTTTTAAACCCTGGAGTATGGCCTTCTCTCCGCTTAAGAGAGAGAACAAAAGAGTATACAGCGTGTACCGCCTGCTACAAAAACACATTAAATTATGCCTAGATCAGTAAATTCAGTTGCTAAAAGAGCCCGTAGAAAAAAGGTGATGAAGCAAGCCAAAGGTTACTTTGGAAGACGTAAAAACGTTTGGACAGTAGCAAAAAATGCAGTAGAC
The genomic region above belongs to Dokdonia sp. Dokd-P16 and contains:
- the infC gene encoding translation initiation factor IF-3, whose product is MNQKIRAKEVRLVGENVEVGIYPIQKAQALAAELELDLVEISPNAAPPVCKIIDYKKFVYEQKKREKVMKAKASKVIIKEIRFGPQTDDHDYEFKKKHAEKFLKEGAKLKAYVFFKGRSIIYKDQGEILLLRLAQELEELGKVEQLPRLEGKRMTMFIAPKKK
- the rpmI gene encoding 50S ribosomal protein L35 translates to MPKMKTKSSAKKRFKLTGTGKIKRKHAFKSHILTKKSKKRKLALTHDGLVHDADTSNVKLMLNLK
- the thrS gene encoding threonine--tRNA ligase, yielding MINITLPDGNVKQMDNGATPMDVAKSISEGLARNVISAKFNGQTVETSTPLTEDGSITLFTWNDDEGKTAFRHSSSHVLAQAILQLYPGAKLTIGPAIENGFYYDVDLGDQTISDKDFKSIEDKMLEIARGKHDFSLRSVTKQEALDKYKAEGNEFKVELIENLEDGTITFCDHDDFTDLCRGGHIPNTGIIKAVKIMSVAGAYWRGDENKPQLTRVYGTSFPKQKDLKEYLELIEEAKKRDHRKLGKELELFTFSQRVGQGLPLWLPKGAALRERLENFLKAAQKKQGYEMVVSPHIGQKELYETSGHYEKYGADSFQPILTPNEGEEFLLKPMNCPHHCEIYNSRPWSYKELPKRFAEFGTVYRYEQSGELHGLTRVRGFTQDDAHIFCTPDQLDEEFMKVIDLVLYVFGSLGFENFTAQVSLRDPEKPEKYIGADENWVKAENAILNAAKAKGLNYVVETGEAAFYGPKLDFMVKDALGRSWQLGTIQVDYNLPERFELQYKGSDNEMHRPVMIHRAPFGSMERFIAILLEHTGGNFPLWLMPQQATILTLSEKYEKYAQNVLTLLENHEIRALIDNRSETMGKKIREAEMQKLPFMIIIGEQEENDGTISVRRHGGEDLGSMTMDAFAKMVNAEIASTIKTFEV